The sequence AAGGACGGCGGGACGGCGGGATTCAACACCGACGGCCCCGGCTTCGAGCAGGCGGTGAGCGAGGCCTTCGGGTTCTTTCCCGGCGAAGTCCACACCCTGATCCTCGGCGCGGGAGGCGGCGCGGGGCAGGCGATCGCCACGCAATGCGCCATCGCCAGGCCGGCCCGGCTCACGCTTGTCAACCGCAGTGCGGGCAAGATCGAGGCGCTTGCGGAAAGACTTCGGAAAATTTCCCCGGAAACGGAAATCGCAGCCGTGCCGTTTTCGGATCCCTCCCTCGCCGGCCTCTGCCATGCCGCGGACCTGCTCGTGCAGACGACATCACTGGGTCTGAAGGCCGGAGACGCGCAGGTGATCCCGGAGGAATTCCTCTCGCCCCGGCACTGTGCCTACGACACGATCTACCAGCCACCCGAGACGCCGTTCCTGGCCGCCGCGCGGCGCACCGGCTGCCGCACCGCCAACGGCCTGGGCTTGCTCATCCACCAGGGTGACATCGCCTTCCGGCACTGGTTCCCCGGGACAAGCCCCCTACCCCACATGCGGGCGGCGATGGCCGGGAAACCCTGAGCTTCTCAGCTGCCGCCGAAGAGATCGTCCTTGAGCTCATCGAGATCGAAGCCCGTGACATCGCTTTCGATCCAGTGACAGGCGATCACCTTCCTGAGCTCGAAGCTCCTCTTGCCCCCAAATTCGCCGCGCCTCACCTGCACCCGGACGCGGATCAGGCCGTCCGGCTCCATGGGTTCCATCGTGGATCCGAAAATCGACCTGCCATCCCGCCTGGCCGCAAAGGCAGCCTCCAGCAGAATGCCTTCGTCGCTGCGCCGCTCGATCACGAAAATCGGCGATGAAATGCCGGTCTCCAGGGGCTTCCCGAAGACCGGGGAGATGAGTTCGAAGCGCAGGCGCGACCCGCCGCGATCCGCCCCACCATCGCCGGAGACCTCCCTGGCGAGCAGCCGGAACTCGCCTTCCTCCGGTCCGCCTCCGGCCAGGAAGAGGGCCCATGGGTGATCCCCGTAGCGGGAGAAATGCTCCCAATCGAGCTGCCATGTGCCGCCCTT comes from Akkermansiaceae bacterium and encodes:
- the aroE gene encoding shikimate dehydrogenase, whose protein sequence is MHGYLTPANLASSCTGEKPARLAVLGFPVAHSASPQLHQPALDAFGIAAAYVRLEVMPGAIREAFAMMRGLGFIGCNVTVPHKFEAMEACDEVCPQARLLGAVNTVVFKDGGTAGFNTDGPGFEQAVSEAFGFFPGEVHTLILGAGGGAGQAIATQCAIARPARLTLVNRSAGKIEALAERLRKISPETEIAAVPFSDPSLAGLCHAADLLVQTTSLGLKAGDAQVIPEEFLSPRHCAYDTIYQPPETPFLAAARRTGCRTANGLGLLIHQGDIAFRHWFPGTSPLPHMRAAMAGKP